The sequence ATCCTCGACGCGGGCACGGGAATTCGTCCGCTCGGCGCGAAGATCGCCAAGGAGATCGCCGAGGGGAAAGTTACCGAGGTGATTATCCTCCTGAGCCATTATCATTGGGACCACATCCAGGGATTTCCCTTCTTCAACCCGATATTCAACCCTAAATTCAAGATTTATATTTTCGGGCCCGCCAAAGCGAACCGGAAGCTCGAGGGATTATTGTCCGGGCAGATGGAATACGATTACTGGCCGGTGAAGTTCTCCCAGCTCCCGGTAAATATCGATTTCTACGAACTCAACGAGGGGTCGCACCTGTTCAAGACGGGGCTGCGGGTGGTGGCGAAACGCCATATCCATCCCGGAACCGCCCTGGGATACCGTGTCGAGTTCGGCGGGAAATCCTTCGTCTACTGCACCGACGCGGAGCATTTCCAGAATCAGGTGGATAAACGGGTGGTGGAACTTTCCAGCGATACGGGACTGTTAATCCATGACGCGCAGTACACCGACGACGAGATCGAGTACCGTCTCGGATGGGGCCATAGTACATGGCGGCAGGCGGTGGATGTGGCGAAGCAGGCGGCGGTGAAGCGGCTCGTGCTGTTCCATATGGACCCGGAGCGTACCGACGAGGACGCGCTGGCTATCGAGGCCGACGCGAAGAAAGAATTTCCCGGCGCGGTTCTCGCGAAAGAGGGGATGACGCTGGAAGTGTAATCCCGGTATTAAGTTAGCTTGAATATTCTCCTGAAATTCCCATCGATTTCCCCGGATAAAACATCCAAATCTTTATCCAGTAATTTCGCCGTAAACTCATAGGTATGCCGGACGTACCCGGGGATATTTTTCTTGCCCCGGTGCGGGACGGGAGTGAGGTAGGGGGCGTCTGTTTCTAAAAGGAGTCTGTCCGTCGGGACCAGGCGCGCGGCCTCCCGTAACGGTTCCGCCTTCGAGTAGGTGATATTCCCCGCGAACGAGAGATAATACCCGTGGCCGATCAGCCGTTCCGCCTCGGCGGGGCCGTACCCGAAACAGTGAAAGATGACGGGAGTATCGAACGAATAGGATGTCAGGATACGGAACGTGTCGTCGAAGGCGTCGCGGGAATGGATTATCAATGGGAGATTCTTCGATACGGCTGTCTCGATATTGAAGCGGAAAAGTGTTTCCTGTTCCGCCGGGGTGGAATATCCCCAGTGGTAGTCCATCCCCACCTCGCCGATCGCGTCGGGGGGATACCCGGATATCAGCCGAAGGAATTCATCCCGCATGGCGTCCCCGAACTCCGGGGCGTTCTCGGGATACAGCCCGCACCCGTGGAGGATACGGGGGATACCCCGAAGGAGCGCGGCGTTTAAGATTTCAGCATTATTTGTCGATATTTCAAGAAGATAGGATAGCTCACGAGGAAAATTGTTTAAAAATTCAGCAAGTTCTTCGGGGGTATAGGTGTGCCTGAGATGGCAATGACTATCGATAAACATAAGCGCTCCTTTGACAGGTAAAAAATTATAGCGAAAGATTACCGCCAAGTCAAAGGAAATAAAGGAATAAAAATTTTACATATTATAGGAAGAAAACGCAGAAATTATTAGCGTATTTTTCTTAAATGTGTTAAAATATTGCGGGGTGGAGTGAATTTGGAGACTCCTGGAGGTATTCATGGTACATTACAAGAAAAAACGGCCGGCTCTCAAGTCATCCGCGGAAGTATATAAGAAGTCCAAATGGATGAAGTTTAAAGAGCAGACTACGATGTTTTTTAGTAACCTGAAGCGATTCTTCGCCAAGATTATGTTGAAAATACATGAAAAGGGCTCCCAGAAACTCACCATCATGGTTGTACCGCACAACGAAAAGAAAATATTCAATATTCAGATATCCAACTATATCATGTTTTTCGCGACTGTTATTCTCACGGTGACAGTTGTCACATCGGTCATCACTATCTCGAGTAACCAGCAGAACGCGAAAAAACTAGTCAGCCTGAGCGATGAAAACCAGTCGCAAATTCTCGTGATAGAGGGCTTTAAGAATAGCATCCAGAGTCTGAATAATAAATTCTCAAAGTTTAAGGCCGACGTCAACCAGATATTCCGGGCGGCAGGCGGCGACAGCGATATCTATCAGTTTAACGAGATCAAGATCGGCGGCGAGTATACCAACGACATGCTGCCGCAGGAAGCGTTATCGCTTGAAAAACTTGCTATGGAACTCGAGCTGACGAAGATGAAGATCGGCGAGATGCTGATGTTCAAGGCTCAGATGGGCACTCTTCTCAGCGAGATACCGTCGCTCTATCCTCTCGCCGCGCGCGCGAGAATTACATCCCCCTACGGTCCCCGTATCGATCCGGTCTATCGATGGAAATCCAGTTTCCATGCGGGGCTTGATCTTGCGGTCGATCCCGGTACTCCCGTATTTGCCGCCGCTGACGGCGTGATCGATACCGCGGGATACCATGGCGGATACGGACTCTTAGTGAAAATCAAGCATAAATACGGATTCGAAACTAAATATGGTCATATGCTGAAACTCGGCGAACAGATCACGGTAGGCGCCCAGGTTAAGCAGGGGCAGATTATCGGATATGTAGGTTCATCGGGTAAGGCGACCGGCCCTCATCTTCATTACGAAGTGCTGATCGGCGGCAAGACCGTCAACCCCGAACCGTTTATCTGTATGCGCCCGGGTAACTAATACTTCATATAATATTACAGTGTCGATTGGAGGGGTTGTGTCCGACAAAGAAAAGACTCAGTTAGGTAATGAAGCTCAGGTGCGTGTAGATACCCACAGTGTAATCGGTATCTCCAATGCGTTCAGCGGGGAATTTCGCGCCGACGGGATTCTCAGGATTGACGGTGATTTTAAGGGTGTTGTAAAAGGTAAGGGGACGGTTCTTATCGGGGAGAGAGGACGGATTTTAGGCGATATTTATGCCCGTTCCATCCGCGTCGGCGGCAAAGTCAAAGGCAATATTTACGCGATGGAAAAGGTCGAACTTCTTTCTACCGGTAAACTGGTGGGGAATCTTTGGGCGCCTAAATTTCTCGCCGAAGAGGGGATGGTTTTTACCGGGAACGGGAAAACCCTGAATAAAGACGATGTCGAGAAACTGTTCAAGCAGAATGTAGAAAATCAAGTCCCGATAATAAATGAGGATATATAGGGGTTGGTTATGTCTGAGATTTCCAAGGTAATGGTCGGACCTTTCGAAGGCGGAGCGCTGGTTAAGGTCACCGGCAGAGGTACTATGGAATTCTGCTCCCAATTATTCGATTATCTCATCGCGCGGATTGAAAAGAACAAATCCGAAAATATT comes from Brevinematales bacterium and encodes:
- a CDS encoding polymer-forming cytoskeletal protein, coding for MSDKEKTQLGNEAQVRVDTHSVIGISNAFSGEFRADGILRIDGDFKGVVKGKGTVLIGERGRILGDIYARSIRVGGKVKGNIYAMEKVELLSTGKLVGNLWAPKFLAEEGMVFTGNGKTLNKDDVEKLFKQNVENQVPIINEDI
- a CDS encoding MBL fold metallo-hydrolase; amino-acid sequence: MKLTFWGVRGSIPVPEINKMKVGGNTSCVEVDLGISTRLILDAGTGIRPLGAKIAKEIAEGKVTEVIILLSHYHWDHIQGFPFFNPIFNPKFKIYIFGPAKANRKLEGLLSGQMEYDYWPVKFSQLPVNIDFYELNEGSHLFKTGLRVVAKRHIHPGTALGYRVEFGGKSFVYCTDAEHFQNQVDKRVVELSSDTGLLIHDAQYTDDEIEYRLGWGHSTWRQAVDVAKQAAVKRLVLFHMDPERTDEDALAIEADAKKEFPGAVLAKEGMTLEV
- a CDS encoding TatD family hydrolase: MFIDSHCHLRHTYTPEELAEFLNNFPRELSYLLEISTNNAEILNAALLRGIPRILHGCGLYPENAPEFGDAMRDEFLRLISGYPPDAIGEVGMDYHWGYSTPAEQETLFRFNIETAVSKNLPLIIHSRDAFDDTFRILTSYSFDTPVIFHCFGYGPAEAERLIGHGYYLSFAGNITYSKAEPLREAARLVPTDRLLLETDAPYLTPVPHRGKKNIPGYVRHTYEFTAKLLDKDLDVLSGEIDGNFRRIFKLT
- a CDS encoding M23 family metallopeptidase, which codes for MVHYKKKRPALKSSAEVYKKSKWMKFKEQTTMFFSNLKRFFAKIMLKIHEKGSQKLTIMVVPHNEKKIFNIQISNYIMFFATVILTVTVVTSVITISSNQQNAKKLVSLSDENQSQILVIEGFKNSIQSLNNKFSKFKADVNQIFRAAGGDSDIYQFNEIKIGGEYTNDMLPQEALSLEKLAMELELTKMKIGEMLMFKAQMGTLLSEIPSLYPLAARARITSPYGPRIDPVYRWKSSFHAGLDLAVDPGTPVFAAADGVIDTAGYHGGYGLLVKIKHKYGFETKYGHMLKLGEQITVGAQVKQGQIIGYVGSSGKATGPHLHYEVLIGGKTVNPEPFICMRPGN